A region of Mesoplodon densirostris isolate mMesDen1 chromosome 11, mMesDen1 primary haplotype, whole genome shotgun sequence DNA encodes the following proteins:
- the CREBL2 gene encoding cAMP-responsive element-binding protein-like 2 isoform X1: MDDSKVVGGKVKKPGKRGRKPAKIDLKAKLERSRQSARECRARKKLRYQYLEELVSSRERAICALREELEMYKQWCMAMDQGKIPSEIKALLTGEEQNKSQQNSSRHMKAGKTDANSNSSFLRLPCAWWCSG, translated from the exons ATGGATGACAGTAAG GTGGTTGGAGGTAAAGTGAAGAAGCCCGGCAAACGTGGTCGAAAGCCAGCCAAAATTGACTTGAAGGCAAAACTCGAGAGGAGCCGGCAGAGTGCAAGAGAATGCCGGGCCAGAAAAAAACTGAGATATCAGTATTTGGAAGAGTTGGTATCCAGTCGGGAAAGAGCCATTTGTGCCCTCAGAGAGGAACTGGAAATG tACAAGCAGTGGTGCATGGCAATGGACCAAGGGAAAATCCCTTCTGAAATAAAGGCCCTACTCACAGGAGAAGAGCAGAACAAATCTCAGCAGAACTCAAGCAGGCACATGAAAGCTGGGAAGACAGACGCTAACAGCAATTCCT CATTCTTGAGACTTCCCtgtgcctggtggtgcagtggttaa
- the CREBL2 gene encoding cAMP-responsive element-binding protein-like 2 isoform X2 — MDDSKVVGGKVKKPGKRGRKPAKIDLKAKLERSRQSARECRARKKLRYQYLEELVSSRERAICALREELEMYKQWCMAMDQGKIPSEIKALLTGEEQNKSQQNSSRHMKAGKTDANSNSW; from the exons ATGGATGACAGTAAG GTGGTTGGAGGTAAAGTGAAGAAGCCCGGCAAACGTGGTCGAAAGCCAGCCAAAATTGACTTGAAGGCAAAACTCGAGAGGAGCCGGCAGAGTGCAAGAGAATGCCGGGCCAGAAAAAAACTGAGATATCAGTATTTGGAAGAGTTGGTATCCAGTCGGGAAAGAGCCATTTGTGCCCTCAGAGAGGAACTGGAAATG tACAAGCAGTGGTGCATGGCAATGGACCAAGGGAAAATCCCTTCTGAAATAAAGGCCCTACTCACAGGAGAAGAGCAGAACAAATCTCAGCAGAACTCAAGCAGGCACATGAAAGCTGGGAAGACAGACGCTAACAGCAATTCCT gGTGA